A DNA window from Trichosurus vulpecula isolate mTriVul1 chromosome 2, mTriVul1.pri, whole genome shotgun sequence contains the following coding sequences:
- the LOC118838307 gene encoding LYR motif-containing protein 1-like, whose product MTTATRQEVLSLYRRIFRLARRWHAASGQMEDTIREKQYIINEARSLFQKNKNLTDSELIKQCIDECTARIEIGLHYQIPYPRPTHLPPMALTPLQSHGLQTQEKLRKLSKPLYLKSHSEVS is encoded by the coding sequence ATGACAACAGCCACACGACAAGAAGTTCTCAGTCTGTACCGCAGGATTTTCAGGCTTGCAAGGAGGTGGCATGCGGCATCAGGGCAGATGGAGGACACTATCAGAGAAAAGCAGTACATTATAAATGAAGCCAGATCGTtgttccagaaaaacaaaaatcttacAGATTCAGAACTAATTAAACAATGTATAGATGAATGCACAGCAAGAATTGAAATCGGATTGCATTATCAGATCCCATATCCAAGGCCAACTCACCTGCCTCCAATGGCCCTCACTCCCCTACAGAGTCATGGGCTTCAAACCCAGGAGAAGCTAAGGAAACTTTCCAAACCATTATATCTCAAGTCTCACAGTGAAGTTTCTTAA